In Jejubacter calystegiae, the following are encoded in one genomic region:
- the hdfR gene encoding HTH-type transcriptional regulator HdfR encodes MDTELLKTFLEVSRTRHFGRAAEALYLTQSAVSFRIRQLENQLGVNLFTRHRNNIRLTAAGERLLPYAENLMNTWMAAKKEVSNTSRHNEFTIGASASLWECVLSPWLPRLYKEQPGMQFEARIAQRQSLVKQLHERQLDLLLTTESPKMDEMSSQVVGQFNLSLFCTAPSRPKSALTYLRLEWGPDFQQHEAGLLISDDIPLLTTSSAEIVTRMLPELNGCAWLPVSWATQREGLNLVSDSVEVTRPLYAIWLQNCDKLNQLREILKTPVIL; translated from the coding sequence GTGGATACGGAATTACTGAAAACCTTCCTGGAAGTGAGCAGAACTCGCCACTTTGGGCGAGCTGCCGAAGCGTTGTATCTGACTCAATCCGCAGTCAGTTTTCGTATCCGACAGCTTGAAAACCAGCTGGGTGTCAACCTGTTTACCCGACATCGCAATAATATCCGCCTTACGGCTGCTGGCGAACGCCTGCTCCCTTATGCGGAAAATTTGATGAATACCTGGATGGCGGCCAAAAAGGAAGTTTCAAACACCTCACGGCACAATGAATTCACCATAGGCGCCAGCGCTTCACTCTGGGAGTGCGTACTGTCACCGTGGCTACCACGGCTCTACAAAGAGCAGCCCGGTATGCAGTTCGAAGCGCGTATCGCTCAGCGTCAGTCTCTGGTGAAGCAGCTACACGAACGCCAGTTGGATCTCCTGCTCACTACCGAATCACCCAAAATGGATGAGATGAGCAGCCAGGTTGTCGGGCAGTTTAATCTGTCCCTCTTCTGCACAGCGCCGTCACGCCCCAAATCGGCATTAACCTATCTGCGTCTGGAGTGGGGGCCGGATTTTCAGCAGCACGAAGCGGGGCTGTTAATCAGCGATGATATTCCGCTGTTAACCACCAGTTCGGCTGAGATCGTGACACGTATGCTACCAGAACTGAATGGTTGCGCCTGGCTACCTGTCTCCTGGGCAACACAGCGGGAAGGGTTAAATCTGGTCAGCGACAGCGTTGAAGTAACCCGTCCTCTGTACGCTATCTGGCTGCAAAACTGTGACAAGCTAAATCAGCTTAGAGAAATCCTGAAGACCCCAGTAATCTTATAA
- a CDS encoding DUF413 domain-containing protein: MAESFSTTNRFFDNKFYPRGFSRHGDFTIKEAQLLERLGFAFNELNLGKREPATEAEKQFVEVCRGQREPATEEERVWTKYMGRINRPRRFHTLSGGKPQMEGADDYSDSDD; the protein is encoded by the coding sequence ATGGCGGAAAGCTTTTCGACGACTAATCGATTTTTCGACAACAAATTTTACCCGCGCGGGTTTTCCCGTCATGGTGACTTCACCATTAAAGAGGCCCAGTTGCTGGAGCGCCTGGGGTTCGCTTTCAATGAGTTGAACCTTGGTAAGCGTGAGCCTGCAACAGAAGCTGAAAAGCAGTTTGTGGAGGTTTGCCGCGGTCAGCGTGAACCGGCGACGGAAGAAGAGCGCGTATGGACTAAGTACATGGGGCGTATCAATCGTCCACGACGTTTCCATACCCTCTCTGGCGGAAAGCCGCAAATGGAAGGCGCTGACGATTACAGCGACTCCGATGATTAA
- a CDS encoding YifB family Mg chelatase-like AAA ATPase, with product MTLSIIHTRAALGITAPQVTVEAHISQGLPGLTMVGLPETTVKEARDRVRSAIINSGYQFPARKITLNLAPADLPKEGGRFDLPIALALLAASEQLCIRHPERYEFLGELALTGALRGVPGAISGAMEGLRAGRQVIVAAENEDEVGLIGKPGCFIAHQLADVCAFLEGKTILPEPRAPHLPHINEHRDLCDIIGQSQGKRALEIAAAGGHNLLLLGPPGTGKTMLASRLPGLLPPLSNTEALESAAILSLVSPHSLHQQWRQRPFRAPHHSASMTALVGGGSMPGPGEISLAHNGILFLDELPEFSRRVLEALREPIESGEIIISRTRAKVRYPARFQLIAAMNPSPSGDWQGNQSHGGLQQTLRYINRLSGPFLDRFDMSLEIPLLPPGTLSGQHYQGETSACVRERITEAYRHQNARQKQLNAHLNNQAIRRFCSLLPEDAQWLEEALTRLELSVRAWQRLLRVARTIADLEHQPQIQRQHLQEALSYRAIDRLLIHLRKMVA from the coding sequence ATGACACTGTCTATTATTCATACACGCGCCGCACTGGGCATTACTGCTCCCCAGGTGACCGTCGAAGCACATATCAGCCAGGGACTGCCGGGGCTCACCATGGTTGGCTTACCCGAAACTACCGTAAAAGAGGCCCGGGATCGGGTACGCAGCGCCATTATTAATAGCGGATATCAATTTCCAGCCCGTAAGATCACCCTGAATCTGGCTCCGGCAGACCTGCCTAAGGAAGGGGGGCGGTTCGATCTTCCCATTGCTCTGGCGCTCCTGGCGGCCTCGGAGCAACTTTGTATCCGCCATCCTGAACGCTACGAGTTTCTGGGCGAACTGGCGCTTACCGGCGCGCTGAGGGGCGTTCCCGGCGCGATATCTGGCGCAATGGAGGGATTGCGCGCCGGCCGACAGGTGATCGTCGCGGCAGAGAATGAAGACGAGGTGGGTTTGATTGGGAAGCCGGGCTGTTTTATCGCCCATCAGTTGGCCGATGTCTGCGCCTTTCTGGAAGGTAAAACAATACTGCCAGAGCCCAGGGCCCCTCATCTCCCCCATATCAATGAACACCGGGATCTGTGCGATATTATTGGTCAGAGTCAAGGTAAGCGTGCCCTGGAAATCGCAGCTGCCGGGGGACATAATCTGCTATTACTCGGCCCTCCAGGCACCGGAAAAACAATGCTGGCAAGCCGGTTACCGGGACTGTTACCACCGCTGAGTAATACTGAGGCCCTGGAAAGTGCGGCAATACTGAGTCTGGTTAGCCCTCATAGCCTTCATCAACAATGGAGACAGCGTCCCTTTCGCGCCCCACATCACAGCGCATCGATGACGGCGCTGGTTGGCGGAGGCTCCATGCCCGGCCCCGGAGAGATCTCCCTGGCGCATAACGGCATTCTGTTTCTTGACGAACTGCCGGAATTTAGTCGAAGGGTACTGGAAGCTTTACGCGAACCTATAGAGTCTGGCGAGATCATCATCTCACGCACCCGAGCGAAAGTTCGCTATCCGGCCCGCTTTCAGCTGATCGCCGCAATGAACCCCAGCCCTTCGGGTGACTGGCAGGGAAATCAAAGCCACGGAGGATTGCAGCAAACGTTACGCTATATTAACCGGCTCTCCGGCCCCTTCCTGGATCGTTTCGATATGTCACTGGAAATTCCGCTTCTGCCGCCTGGCACTCTGTCAGGCCAACATTATCAAGGGGAGACCAGCGCTTGCGTACGTGAACGCATCACAGAGGCTTACAGGCACCAGAACGCACGTCAAAAACAATTAAACGCGCATCTGAATAATCAGGCGATACGTCGCTTTTGCTCGCTGTTGCCAGAAGATGCCCAATGGCTGGAAGAGGCACTCACCCGCCTGGAACTGTCTGTTCGGGCGTGGCAGCGTCTGCTCAGGGTTGCCAGAACGATTGCCGATTTGGAACATCAGCCACAAATCCAACGCCAGCACCTGCAGGAAGCGTTGAGTTATCGGGCTATCGATCGCTTACTTATTCATCTACGCAAAATGGTGGCGTAA
- the ilvL gene encoding ilv operon leader peptide, with the protein MKALLLVVSLVVISVVVIIIPPCGAALGRRKA; encoded by the coding sequence ATGAAAGCCCTTCTACTAGTGGTCAGCCTGGTCGTGATTAGCGTGGTGGTGATTATTATTCCACCGTGCGGGGCTGCACTTGGGAGAAGAAAGGCTTAA
- the ilvG gene encoding acetolactate synthase 2 catalytic subunit, with protein MNGAQWVVHALRTQGVNTVFGYPGGAIMPVYDALYDGGVEHLLCRHEQGAAMAAIGYARATGHTGVCIATSGPGATNLLTGLADALLDSIPVVAITGQVASPLIGTDAFQEVDVLGLSLACTKHSFLVQSLDELPRVIAQAFEVAQSGRPGPVLVDIPKDIQVAEGEPAPLLSTVQDSVSLPQAELAQAWEMLAAAERPVLYVGGGVGMAGAVPALRDFMAATGIPATCTLKGLGAVDAEHPGYLGMLGMHGTKAANLAVQQSDLLIAVGARFDDRVTGKLNTFAPDARVIHMDIDPAEMSKLRQAHVELCGDLNRLLPALRQPLSISPWQQNIAQLRAEHAWRYDHPGEAIYAPLLLKQLSERKSPQAVVTTDVGQHQMWAAQHMTYTRPENFITSSGLGTMGFGLPAAVGAQVARPEDTVICISGDGSFMMNVQELGTVKRKQLPLKILLLDNQRLGMVRQWQQLFFSERYSETDLSDNPDFLTLASAFGIPGQRITRKDQVEAALDAMLNSDGPYLLHVSIDELENVWPLVPPGASNSQMLEKVS; from the coding sequence ATGAATGGTGCGCAGTGGGTAGTACATGCTTTGCGAACGCAGGGTGTTAACACAGTTTTCGGTTATCCTGGCGGGGCAATTATGCCGGTCTATGACGCGCTCTATGACGGCGGAGTGGAACACCTACTGTGCAGACATGAGCAGGGTGCGGCAATGGCGGCTATCGGCTATGCCCGAGCCACCGGTCATACCGGAGTCTGCATCGCGACTTCCGGCCCGGGCGCCACGAACCTGCTGACCGGCCTGGCGGATGCCTTGCTGGACTCCATTCCCGTTGTTGCTATTACCGGTCAGGTGGCTTCCCCGTTGATTGGCACCGATGCGTTTCAGGAGGTGGATGTATTGGGCCTGTCTCTGGCCTGTACCAAACACAGCTTCCTGGTACAGTCGCTTGATGAATTGCCCCGCGTTATCGCCCAGGCCTTTGAAGTCGCACAATCAGGACGTCCGGGGCCGGTTCTGGTCGATATTCCGAAAGATATTCAGGTAGCGGAAGGCGAGCCTGCGCCGCTGTTGAGCACCGTTCAGGACAGCGTATCGTTGCCGCAGGCCGAGCTGGCTCAGGCGTGGGAGATGCTGGCGGCGGCTGAGCGTCCGGTACTGTATGTTGGCGGCGGCGTCGGGATGGCCGGCGCCGTTCCGGCGCTGCGGGACTTCATGGCCGCTACCGGTATCCCCGCCACCTGTACTCTGAAAGGGCTGGGGGCGGTGGATGCTGAACATCCGGGATACCTCGGTATGCTGGGAATGCACGGAACTAAGGCGGCTAACCTGGCCGTACAGCAGAGCGACCTGTTGATTGCCGTCGGTGCCCGCTTTGACGATCGGGTTACCGGTAAGCTCAACACCTTTGCGCCGGATGCACGGGTTATTCATATGGATATCGACCCTGCAGAGATGAGCAAGCTGCGCCAGGCCCACGTAGAGCTGTGCGGCGATCTGAATCGCTTGCTGCCCGCACTGAGGCAGCCGCTGTCCATCTCTCCCTGGCAGCAGAATATTGCACAGCTGCGTGCCGAGCATGCCTGGCGCTACGATCATCCCGGCGAGGCCATCTACGCCCCTCTGTTGTTGAAGCAGCTCTCCGAGCGTAAGTCACCGCAGGCCGTGGTTACGACGGATGTGGGCCAGCATCAGATGTGGGCTGCGCAGCATATGACCTATACCAGGCCAGAAAACTTCATCACCTCCAGTGGTCTTGGCACTATGGGTTTTGGCCTGCCAGCGGCGGTAGGCGCACAGGTAGCGCGCCCGGAAGATACCGTTATTTGCATCAGCGGCGACGGTTCTTTCATGATGAATGTCCAGGAACTGGGAACGGTAAAACGCAAACAGCTGCCGTTAAAAATCCTGCTACTGGATAACCAGCGGTTGGGCATGGTTCGCCAGTGGCAGCAGCTCTTTTTCTCTGAACGCTATAGTGAAACCGACCTTTCCGATAACCCCGATTTTCTGACGCTGGCCAGCGCCTTTGGTATTCCGGGCCAGCGTATTACCCGCAAAGACCAGGTGGAAGCGGCGCTGGACGCCATGCTGAATAGCGACGGTCCTTATCTGCTTCACGTCTCGATTGATGAGCTTGAGAACGTCTGGCCGTTGGTGCCTCCCGGCGCCAGTAACTCACAAATGCTGGAGAAAGTATCATGA
- the ilvM gene encoding acetolactate synthase 2 small subunit: MMQHQLAVQARFRPETLERVLRVIRHRGFHICAMNMAPGLNTENINIELTVASPRPVELLFSQLSKLVDVDRVEIQQPTSQQIRA; encoded by the coding sequence ATGATGCAACATCAACTTGCCGTGCAGGCCCGTTTTCGTCCAGAGACCCTGGAGCGCGTATTGCGCGTGATACGCCACCGCGGCTTTCATATCTGTGCCATGAATATGGCGCCCGGGCTGAATACGGAAAACATTAATATCGAATTGACCGTTGCCAGCCCACGACCGGTCGAATTACTGTTTAGTCAGTTAAGCAAACTGGTGGATGTCGACCGGGTCGAGATCCAGCAACCCACATCGCAACAAATACGCGCCTGA
- a CDS encoding branched-chain amino acid transaminase: MTTKKADYIWFNGEMTPWGEAKVHVMSHALHYGTSVFEGIRCYESHKGPVVFRHREHMQRLRDSAKIYRFPVSQSVDELMEACREVIRKNNLTSAYIRPLVFVGDVGMGVNPPDGYNTDVIIAAFPWGAYLGAEALEQGIDAMVSSWNRAAPNTIPTAAKAGGNYLSSLLVGSEARRHGYQEGIALDVNGYISEGAGENLFEVKDGILFTPPFTSSALPGITRDAIIKLAQDLGIEIREQVLSRESLYLADEVFMSGTAAEITPVRSVDGIQVGAGRCGPVTKRIQQAFFGLFTGETEDKWGWLDQVNPAK, encoded by the coding sequence ATGACAACGAAGAAAGCTGATTACATCTGGTTCAATGGTGAGATGACCCCATGGGGCGAGGCGAAAGTCCACGTCATGTCCCACGCGTTGCACTACGGAACCTCGGTATTTGAAGGTATCCGCTGCTACGAATCTCACAAAGGGCCGGTGGTGTTCCGTCATCGTGAACATATGCAGCGTCTGCGTGATTCAGCCAAAATCTATCGTTTCCCGGTTTCTCAGAGCGTCGATGAGTTGATGGAAGCCTGCCGTGAAGTGATTCGTAAAAATAATCTGACCAGCGCCTATATCCGTCCGCTGGTGTTTGTGGGCGATGTGGGTATGGGGGTTAATCCGCCGGATGGCTACAACACCGACGTGATTATCGCGGCCTTCCCGTGGGGCGCTTATCTGGGCGCCGAAGCGCTGGAGCAGGGTATTGATGCCATGGTTTCTTCCTGGAACCGTGCCGCGCCGAATACCATTCCGACCGCCGCCAAAGCCGGCGGTAACTACCTTTCTTCCCTGCTGGTCGGCAGCGAAGCGCGCCGCCACGGTTATCAGGAAGGCATCGCGCTGGACGTCAACGGCTATATCTCTGAAGGGGCCGGTGAGAACCTGTTTGAAGTGAAAGATGGCATTCTCTTTACCCCGCCGTTCACCTCTTCCGCTCTGCCGGGTATCACTCGCGACGCTATTATCAAGCTGGCGCAGGATTTGGGAATCGAAATTCGCGAGCAGGTGCTGTCCCGTGAATCCCTCTATCTGGCTGATGAAGTCTTTATGTCCGGTACCGCAGCGGAGATTACGCCGGTACGTAGCGTGGATGGCATTCAGGTCGGCGCTGGCCGCTGTGGCCCGGTGACCAAGCGCATCCAGCAGGCCTTCTTCGGTCTGTTCACCGGTGAAACCGAAGACAAATGGGGCTGGCTGGATCAGGTTAACCCCGCTAAGTAA
- the ilvD gene encoding dihydroxy-acid dehydratase yields the protein MPKYRSATTTHGRNMAGARALWRATGMTDNDFGKPIIAVVNSFTQFVPGHVHLRDLGKLVAEQIEASGGVAKEFNTIAVDDGIAMGHGGMLYSLPSRELIADSVEYMVNAHCADAMVCISNCDKITPGMLMASLRLNIPVIFVSGGPMEAGKTKLSDQIIKLDLVDAMIQGADPKVSDEQSNEVERSACPTCGSCSGMFTANSMNCLTEALGLSQPGNGSLLATHADRKQLFLNAGKRIVELTKRYYEQDDASALPRNIASKAAFENAMTLDIAMGGSTNTVLHLLAAAQEAEIDFTMSDIDKLSRKVPQLCKVAPSTPKYHMEDVHRAGGVIGILGELDRAGLLNREVKNVLGLSLPQTLEQYDVMLTKDDAVKSMFRAGPAGIRTTQAFSQNCRWETLDDDRAEGCIRSLKHAYSQDGGLAVLYGNFAENGCIVKTAGVDEGSLKFTGPAKVYESQDDAVEAILGGKVVAGDVVVIRYEGPKGGPGMQEMLYPTSFLKSMGLGKACALITDGRFSGGTSGLSIGHVSPEAANGGSIGLIEDGDMIAIDIPNRGIQLEVSDQELAARREAQEARGDQAWTPRNRERQVSFALRAYASLATSADKGAVRDKSKLGG from the coding sequence ATGCCAAAGTATCGTTCCGCCACCACAACACACGGCCGCAATATGGCGGGAGCCCGCGCGCTGTGGCGCGCGACCGGGATGACCGACAATGACTTCGGAAAGCCCATCATTGCGGTGGTCAACTCTTTCACCCAATTTGTTCCGGGGCATGTGCATCTGCGCGATCTGGGGAAACTGGTTGCCGAGCAGATCGAAGCCTCAGGCGGGGTGGCAAAAGAGTTTAATACGATAGCCGTAGATGATGGCATTGCCATGGGGCACGGGGGCATGCTTTATTCTCTGCCGTCGCGTGAGCTTATCGCCGACTCTGTTGAATATATGGTGAATGCCCACTGTGCAGATGCCATGGTATGTATCTCCAACTGCGATAAAATCACGCCAGGGATGTTAATGGCCTCGCTGCGCCTTAACATTCCGGTGATTTTCGTCTCTGGCGGCCCGATGGAAGCCGGGAAAACCAAACTCTCCGATCAGATCATCAAGCTCGATCTGGTGGACGCCATGATCCAGGGGGCGGATCCGAAGGTATCCGACGAGCAGAGCAATGAGGTGGAACGTTCTGCCTGTCCGACCTGCGGATCCTGTTCCGGGATGTTTACCGCCAACTCCATGAACTGCCTGACCGAAGCGCTGGGGCTTTCGCAGCCGGGTAACGGCTCGCTGCTGGCGACCCATGCCGATCGTAAGCAGTTATTCCTGAACGCCGGTAAACGGATCGTTGAGCTGACCAAACGCTACTATGAGCAGGATGATGCCAGCGCGTTGCCGCGTAACATTGCCAGCAAGGCCGCGTTTGAAAATGCCATGACGCTGGATATCGCGATGGGTGGCTCCACCAATACCGTTCTGCATCTGCTGGCCGCCGCTCAGGAGGCCGAGATCGACTTCACCATGAGTGATATCGATAAGCTGTCTCGTAAGGTCCCGCAGCTGTGTAAGGTGGCACCGAGTACCCCGAAATACCATATGGAAGACGTGCACCGTGCGGGTGGCGTTATCGGTATTCTGGGGGAGCTGGATCGCGCCGGGCTGCTGAATCGCGAGGTGAAAAACGTGCTGGGTCTCTCCCTGCCGCAGACGCTTGAGCAGTATGATGTGATGCTGACCAAAGACGATGCGGTGAAGAGCATGTTCCGCGCAGGCCCGGCGGGGATTCGTACCACCCAGGCCTTCTCGCAGAACTGTCGCTGGGAAACGCTTGATGACGATCGTGCCGAAGGCTGCATCCGTTCGCTGAAGCACGCTTACAGTCAGGACGGTGGGCTGGCGGTGCTGTACGGCAACTTCGCGGAAAATGGCTGTATCGTAAAAACCGCAGGCGTGGATGAAGGCAGCCTGAAATTTACCGGCCCGGCTAAGGTTTACGAAAGTCAGGATGATGCGGTGGAAGCTATTCTTGGCGGCAAAGTTGTGGCGGGCGATGTGGTCGTTATCCGCTATGAAGGGCCGAAAGGCGGCCCGGGCATGCAGGAAATGCTCTATCCGACCAGCTTCCTGAAGTCGATGGGACTGGGTAAGGCCTGTGCCCTGATCACCGATGGTCGTTTCTCTGGCGGTACCTCCGGACTCTCCATCGGCCACGTTTCTCCGGAAGCGGCGAACGGTGGCAGCATCGGCCTTATCGAGGATGGCGACATGATTGCCATTGACATCCCTAACCGTGGTATTCAACTGGAAGTCAGCGATCAGGAGCTGGCCGCGCGTCGTGAAGCTCAGGAAGCCAGGGGCGATCAGGCCTGGACGCCGCGGAATCGCGAACGTCAGGTCTCCTTTGCGCTGCGTGCCTATGCCAGCCTGGCGACCAGTGCCGATAAAGGCGCCGTGCGCGACAAAAGCAAGCTGGGAGGTTAA
- the ilvA gene encoding threonine ammonia-lyase, biosynthetic, with product MAESQPLGEAPCGAEYLRAVLRSPVYEVAQVTPLQKMEKLSSRLDNVVLVKREDRQPVHSFKLRGAYAMIAGLSEEQKARGVITASAGNHAQGVALSSSRQGIDALIVMPVTTADIKVDAVRGFGGEVLLYGNNFDEAKAKAIELSEQQGFTWVPPFDHPAVVAGQGTLALELLQQDAHLDRVFVPVGGGGLAAGVAVLIKQLMPQIKVIAVEAEDSACLKAALEAGEPVDLPRVGLFAEGVAVKRIGDETFRLCREYLDDIITVDSDAICAAMKDLFEDVRAVAEPSGALALAGMKKYVQQHGIRGERLAHVLSGANVNFHGLRYVSERCELGEQREALLAVTIPEEKGSFLKFCQLLGGRAVTEFNYRFADDKSACIFVGVRLSRGQEERQEILDLLGQGGYSVVDLSDDEMAKLHVRYMVGGRPSRALQERLYSFEFPESPGALLRFLQTLGTHWNISLFHYRSHGTDYGRVLAAFELGSHEPDFETRLKELGYECHEETQNPAFRFFLA from the coding sequence ATGGCTGAGTCCCAACCTCTGGGTGAGGCCCCGTGCGGGGCCGAATATCTGCGGGCGGTGTTACGCTCGCCGGTTTACGAGGTCGCACAGGTCACGCCGCTCCAGAAAATGGAGAAGCTCTCATCAAGGCTGGATAACGTGGTGCTGGTGAAGCGAGAAGATCGCCAGCCGGTGCACAGCTTTAAGCTGCGCGGCGCCTACGCCATGATCGCCGGACTTTCTGAAGAGCAAAAAGCGCGTGGCGTTATCACGGCATCGGCGGGGAACCACGCCCAGGGCGTTGCGCTCTCTTCCAGTCGCCAGGGCATCGATGCGCTGATCGTGATGCCGGTGACGACGGCCGATATCAAAGTGGATGCGGTGCGCGGTTTCGGTGGCGAAGTGCTGCTCTATGGCAATAACTTCGACGAAGCGAAAGCGAAGGCGATCGAGCTTTCTGAGCAGCAGGGCTTTACCTGGGTACCGCCGTTTGATCACCCGGCTGTGGTGGCGGGTCAGGGCACTCTGGCGCTGGAGCTGTTACAGCAGGACGCGCATCTTGACCGGGTATTCGTTCCGGTCGGTGGTGGTGGTCTGGCGGCTGGAGTGGCGGTGCTTATCAAGCAACTGATGCCGCAGATCAAAGTGATTGCGGTGGAAGCGGAGGATTCCGCCTGCCTGAAAGCGGCGCTGGAGGCCGGAGAGCCGGTAGACCTGCCGCGAGTCGGGCTGTTTGCCGAAGGGGTTGCCGTTAAACGCATTGGCGATGAAACCTTCCGACTGTGCCGCGAATATCTCGACGATATCATCACGGTAGACAGCGATGCCATCTGCGCCGCCATGAAAGATCTGTTCGAAGATGTGCGTGCAGTCGCTGAGCCTTCCGGCGCGCTGGCGCTGGCGGGTATGAAGAAATATGTGCAACAGCATGGCATTCGCGGCGAGCGCCTGGCGCATGTGCTTTCGGGCGCCAACGTTAACTTCCATGGCCTGCGCTATGTCTCTGAGCGCTGCGAACTGGGCGAGCAGCGTGAAGCTCTGCTGGCGGTCACCATTCCGGAAGAGAAGGGGAGCTTCCTGAAGTTCTGCCAACTGCTGGGAGGACGCGCGGTTACCGAGTTCAACTATCGCTTTGCCGATGATAAATCCGCCTGCATCTTTGTGGGGGTGCGGCTAAGTCGCGGGCAGGAGGAGCGCCAGGAGATTCTCGATCTGCTGGGGCAGGGCGGTTACAGCGTGGTGGATCTCTCTGACGATGAGATGGCGAAGCTGCATGTGCGCTACATGGTGGGGGGCCGCCCCTCCCGGGCACTGCAGGAGCGGCTCTACAGCTTTGAATTCCCGGAATCGCCAGGGGCGCTGCTGCGCTTCCTGCAAACCCTGGGGACTCACTGGAACATCTCGCTGTTCCACTATCGCAGCCATGGCACAGACTATGGGCGGGTGCTGGCGGCTTTTGAGCTGGGCAGCCACGAGCCAGATTTCGAAACCCGCCTGAAGGAGCTGGGCTACGAGTGCCATGAAGAGACGCAAAACCCGGCGTTTCGCTTTTTCCTGGCCTGA
- the ilvY gene encoding HTH-type transcriptional activator IlvY produces MAYNATQKWRGNPVDFRDLKTFLHLAESRHFGRSARAMHVSPSTLSRQIQRLEDELGQPLFIRDNRTVTLTEAGESLRQFAQQTLLQYQQLRHTLSQQGPSLSGELHLFCSVTAAYSHLPPILDRFRAEHPSVEIKLTTGDAADAVEKALSGEADIAIAGKPETLPAAIDFAMLENLPVVLIGPALACPVRSQVSESQPDWSQVPFILPDQGPVRRRIELWFRRHKLSNPFIYATVAGHEAMVSMVALGCGVALIPEVVLENSPEPVRNRVTVLERSDEKTPFELGVCAQKKRLHEPLIGAFWKIVQQRKEPAVR; encoded by the coding sequence ATTGCATATAACGCAACACAGAAATGGAGGGGAAACCCCGTGGACTTCCGTGACCTGAAAACCTTTCTTCATCTGGCCGAAAGCCGTCATTTCGGGCGTAGCGCGCGAGCCATGCACGTTAGCCCCTCCACGCTGTCACGTCAGATCCAGCGGCTGGAAGATGAGCTGGGGCAGCCGTTGTTCATCCGCGATAACCGTACGGTGACACTCACCGAAGCGGGTGAATCGCTGCGCCAGTTTGCCCAGCAAACCCTGTTGCAGTATCAACAACTGCGCCACACCCTGTCCCAACAAGGACCGTCGCTGTCCGGCGAATTGCATCTTTTTTGTTCAGTGACCGCCGCCTACAGCCATCTGCCACCCATTCTCGACCGCTTCCGCGCCGAGCATCCATCAGTCGAAATCAAGCTGACTACCGGTGACGCCGCAGACGCCGTGGAGAAGGCACTGTCGGGTGAAGCGGATATTGCGATTGCCGGTAAACCTGAAACCCTGCCCGCCGCTATCGACTTCGCCATGCTGGAGAATCTGCCGGTGGTGCTGATTGGCCCGGCGCTGGCCTGCCCGGTACGCAGCCAGGTCAGTGAATCGCAACCGGACTGGTCCCAGGTGCCTTTTATCCTGCCGGACCAGGGCCCGGTACGGCGACGCATCGAACTGTGGTTTCGTCGCCATAAGCTGAGCAACCCCTTTATCTACGCCACGGTTGCCGGTCATGAGGCGATGGTTTCTATGGTAGCGCTGGGCTGTGGCGTGGCGTTAATACCGGAAGTAGTACTGGAAAACAGCCCGGAACCAGTACGGAACAGGGTGACGGTGCTGGAACGCAGCGATGAGAAGACGCCGTTTGAACTGGGCGTCTGCGCCCAAAAAAAGCGGCTGCATGAGCCGCTTATTGGTGCTTTCTGGAAGATTGTTCAGCAGCGTAAAGAGCCTGCCGTACGTTAA